ATTGTTAATTTAATCTAATCCAAGAAATCGGGTGtatgaaatgaaataaacagagataaactgaAGTGCAGCAATCTGAATGTGAACtttttaattaatgtataaaaggCTAGTTCAATGACAAGAGCTCTGATTTGCTGTTAGATCTGCCAAAATTTCCACAAATCCACACTAATCCAATCTCTGGAGACTGAACAGGATTCAAAAGGTAAGGAACTAAGGCTGCAGGTTTGCAAATAAGCAATAAATCaagaaatcaatcaatcaattaatcaatcaatcaatcaatcaatcaacggCTGCAATCTGTTTGCAATCCAGGTGCCCGGCGTAGGTCTGTGTCGTACAGAGAGAGGCAGTACTGTTGGGAAGCTACAGGTATAGTGATTGTCTCACAGAGGCAGTGGTGTTGTTGGTGATGGTGATTGTTCAAAAGACCGAGGCAGTGGTGTTGTAGGGTTCATGAGGCAGTGGGGTAAATGTGAGGTGCTGGAGGGGGGTATTAGGGCAGAGATTAGGGTCTCTCTCTGCCTGCTAAAGGGGCATCCAGTTTTGATtgcacaattaaataaaaaacagcaatgaCTCAATGACACTTGGTGCATAAAACATATCCGTTACCTGCCGTTATcattaaaactgtcatttttGAACTCTTTAGAACTCTTTGCTGTCTGTGGAACACAAATGCCTGTTTACCACCAATTGattttaatgcagaaaaaaaactgatcagaCTGATCAGACACTTTTGTTTCTTTCAAATCCAGAATTGCTGTTCATTAATGCTAGAGTTGCTCAGAAAGAGGTGGTCGGCCTCTGGTCAGGAAACATAAGGAAAGATAGAATTAAATTCATTAACAGCTGAAACGATTGCAGACCAGATAAAAATCTCATGCACATTCAGAACCTAAACCTTTGAAGACCTCGATACAACTCTTCTccctttgcaattttttttttcattaaattccAATTTTTGACAGCTTCCTCCATTCCCTCCCCAGACTGAGCGTGtgtaatttcttttttgtttgtctgttttctaTGTGAAAAACTGGCTTTGTTCAATAAGAGTGGGAGAGTGCATGTACACATGAACACGCAAACCATGACCCTGAACAATCTGTACTGTTTTTTGCCTTAGTAAaaacctctttctctctttacctctccaTAACATCCCCAACTTAACAATCTTCCGCAGTGAAGAGAACAGTGGGCAGAACACAACTACCGGTATATACTCTTGGAACAAATAAGAGTAAATGtaagatttgtttgtttttgtttttctttttttttttttcctgcatcaTTCCACCTAAgacaaaaatgtcatttttttgtttctgtcaatatagatattcatatattcatatatctttcgtaagaaaaagggaaaaaacaaaacaaaaaaaaagttgcaaagtTCAAAATGTCCCTGATGACTTTCGGACAGTGGACGTccttatcttatcttgtcttgtcttgtcttgtcttgtctttagttttagtttagattCAGTTATCTCCTCTTAGTTCTCCTTTCGGATCTACAGTCGAGGGAATCCAAAACGCAACGTAATGCAACGTAACGCAACGTACAACAATACGCGTGGACGTAGATGCGCTCCCTGTCCTCCAGCGCTGAAGTTCGAGTCCGAGAGAAAGACCAAGCCAGGCACGTCTCTGCTGCACTGTTTAATGCATTGGATATGGGGGAGTGAGGAGAACAGAGTGGTCGGAGAGACCGGTTATTACATGTTTACGTGACATGTGGGCTTCATCCTGATCAAACAAGAGTATGCCCCTCCCCAAGCCTCAGTCTGTTTCTTTTCCAAGCCACTCCACTGCACTTTACTgtactcattcatttattcattcattcactaatTCCTTCAATCCTTTCTGGTCCTGCATTATTCCACTGAAGCGCCGACTCTCAGCCATAATGTGGGTTCCTGGTCCTGGTCCTCATCCTCATCCtggtcctgggcctcagccactCCATACCCCACCCTCTCCACCCCCCACATCCAAAGCAAGACGACAGGTCATTCTCATTGTCCGTGCTGGGCCGGCCTCCCCAAATTAAAGTCAGCCCGACTCGTGTCTGGAAGCTTGTTCTTCAGTTCTGGTGCTGCCTGTGCGGAgccccgtttttcggaggggtgAAAACAGTCTCAGGGTGAATGTGCCGACGGGCTGCTCCGCGCCGAGCTGGGGGACAGGCTGGGACTGCAGCTGCCTGGTGGGGCCCCTCCTCCTGCTCGAGCACTGCTGCTGCCCTGTCCCTCCAAGCCTTCCGAGTTCTCAAGCATCTCCTGGATGAGCGGAGGCATGGAGCCGGGGATCTCCATCTTCAGGGTGATCACTCGCTCCGCACCTGAGCAAAGAGAGAGGTGAGAAACGGGTAATGATTACTGAATTGTTAGAAATGCAGGAAAAAGGTGTTTGAGGATGAAGCCCTAATTGAATGCTAATTACTGAAAAACTGTTAAGTCTTTAAGACTCtttccaacaacaacaacaacaagtgttacaaattacaaattaaagctaaatttatacataataggagggttaagacttttattttcttatctcCTTCTCTTATTTCTATACCGCTCACCTTTAGCACTGATGCTCCTGAGGTCTGTGATCTTCATCAGCATTTTAGGGAACATATGTGGTTTATGAGGCCTCCTCTTCCTCACGTAGATTTTCAACGCTTCAAGTAAGGGTTCCTGCAGAATATCCACCTTATCAGACTGCTCCAGATCCTGCCGATCTGCAGATAAACAAACGAACATGTACAAAGATCAGTTTGAATACTGTAGTTTGATAAAAGTTGAAATAAAATAGTCTGGCTCACAACCAACCAATCCTGCGCAGGTGTTTTCAACTAGGGGTGTATCATATTGTAGTTTTGAAccaataaaaaaagcattatcaTGATAATTGCGGTATTCCACTATGAAACCAAGATTACagggtattttttaaataattgtttatattCGCAGTTTATATATGCATGCCCTTTGATTTTgtggggtattttttttttatgtctttatgtcACACTATTCAACACTTTAGTACAACTTTTTTTTCCCACAtaaacaaaacagacaaaagtTTCCAGATTTGTTGCTgctactgaatgtttaaaacagATTTACTATGTAAAACTTTGATTCAAAAAGCCTTTGATGAGATATGTgttacagaccctttaaaagcagtgtaaattccttacagcgctaacttatcattttaataaGCGACACATACTGAACTTCCTgacagcatcactacaggacaagTGTGTGAATCTGTACTTTTTCATCTGACCTCATTTTTTTATAGactgtaggagtgctgggttagtgctctCTCATTTTTTGTCAAGGGTTCTTATGGGTAAACgtttattttgttgtagtagtatgTTAttcaaagtaataaaatattgttcagtattttgtcatattgccaagaatgtcactattgcaaaaataccaagAAATATTGTGACCTTATTTTATGCCATGTTGCCCACCCCCCACTCGCATTGTTCCTCAATTCATCCCCTATCAGGTTGTGTAGTTGCGCATCTGAGACTACATCTGCTTTTCTGTAAAAACTGAAATTTGATTCCTCAAACCCCTTCTTTACACAACAGCAGACAATAGATAAAGAGTTCAGAGTTAGCCTGCAGTACCTCCACACAGCAGGCAGATGGCACTGAGCAGGCCAGTTTCAGCGTCATCCATCTCCAGCGGGATCAGCTGGTTGGCGAAGGCGAACACCAGGTCAGTGAGTGGACCAAAGCCAGCATTGTGCATCTGCGTCCGGTTCAGCGTCAGACCGTCTGAGAACGTCATGGTGTCCTGATCGGGGGTGTAGCGCGTGCAGATCCGCAGAATCTGAGAGAAAAGAgtttacaaattattattattattatttttattattattattaggacaCACTGTTATACAATACTGCAAGtataataaactttaaataactttaatagACTGTTCATAACATTACTAAAAAATGTCACACAATCTTTGACTTTTAGGGCTGGTGATGTTATTTGCACTGCAATACAGGGGTCACAATTGTATATACTGTGatactgtaagtaaataaatatatttggattccttttttttttgtttaaatcaatTGTAGCAAAACCTTGTAGTTTAAAAGGTAAGTTTACTATTCATCCAGTCAGTTGTGCAACACTGTATCTATTAGGGTTCCCTGCATTggtgtgggaattctgggcccatatatatatatatatatatattaatttttttattattatttatttgtttatcttttacattttttggtCAGTGTTGGCCAATTGTAACAGTACGGCCAGCATTGCTTGATCCCTTTTCAGCACACAATAAATATATCAGCAAGTATCAGCAAAAAGTGTCTGTCAAATATCGGCCAAATCTAGATACTGGGTCGATattgagtgtaaaaaaataaaaaaaataaaaaaataccgaAAATTCCAGTATAATCGTGCATTAGGGGTGTGTCATTTCATATCATAATCAATAATATAGCTAACATTTTTAAagatcgttattgcaaaaatacactgaaatattgtgatttatttcattttgttgcagcagtgtattctttaaattcatattcatattttttttattatttataattattttttatttatttaatttttaaatgttttgtcatattgccaaaaatattgtttcttcaaaaacagcctgaaaaaaatatatattattttagggccatttcgcCCTTCCCTATTGTTCATCCCTAATATTGATTCTCAAAAACaaagtcatttttattattagtttacatgtgaGGGATTGGTGTCAGAGAGTAGATCATTTTAATAGGTTTAATTTGGCTAGATTACAGTCTTTAGAGCCCACTGTtctgactgaaaaaaatataaaaaataaaaagtattttaatcaaATTCTATGACAATGATAATGTTTTTCCTACTATTTAAACAATAATTGAAAGTAATATATCCCATTGCATACTGTATAAGATTAAAATATGATCATAATTAGAAttataacccctgtattgtgatatgtatcgTACACCAAAAAacgaaccactgtctgacatcaATCTGTACATTACATCCAACATTTAATTCATACATCAATGTGAATAAGAAACTGAAGACTATAAGCCGAGtgtttataatgcattttaatgtggCCATATTTGATGCAATATATATGGGGAGACGTACCAGGATGTCGAGGCAGGCGGCCTTTAGCAGGGTGATCTGGTCTGCGATGGTGAGGGTGGTGAAGCCTGGGAGCTGTTTAGCAAATTCCACTGTTTTTATGATGCACTTGGTGGACAGTTCACTGAACTTATCCCACAGGTCCACGTCCAGAGAGACCCGCTGGTCTGAGCTGTTGTTCTATAAGAAGCCAAGAAAAGAGAGATTactttcagtgttttattttacagctcagggaaaaaaaagagaccacctaaaaatgatgagtttctttgattttactaaattgaaaacctctggaatataatcaagaggaagatggatgatcacaagccatcaaaccaaactagactgcatgaatttttgcaccaggtgtaaaggcgtaaagttctccaaaagcagtgtgtaagactggtggaggagaacatgccaagatttctgcaaataaatgctctaaatgacaaaatgttttatttggaattaaggagaaatgttctctgtagtttatagaataaaacaatcatgttcattttactcaaacatacatataaatagcaaaatcaaagaaactgattcagaaactgaagtggtctcttagttttttccagagctgtatatgccatACTTAAAAGTTCACAAAAAGTTATACCAACAACATCCATTAAAAAAAGATCATCATGTTGGAAATGATGGTTGTTTAAATAGGCttcttttttaaacatgcagagaAACTTCTATTCATCAGATgatgatataatatgatataatgatGGTAATGGAGAtgatataattaataaataaataaataaatatactgttgTATTTTCTATCTAATCTGACCTTCGTTtgatttttcttctttaaaaGTTGCTACTCTACAAAATGTGCAATTTCTGCAAGTCTTAAGCCTCTAAACGtaatggtattattattattattattattattacacaccaataaaaaaaaaacaactactactacaagaaatccaaaaacacacacagctaatATTACATCAATAGTGGGAGCAGCGTCTGACCCAATTCAGGATTGATTTGTTACAGGATTAAATcggattaattatttttattcccCTGACACTAATATCCAATCCTGCATTTCCCTTTCTCATTTATAATTAAGAATACAAACAGATTAACAGAGATTAATCACATACTGATCGACTTTCCAATTCACCTAAATTGTGATTGACTACGTAACAACACACAACATTCATAACAGACTTAATTTTATCTCTAAAGAGGGAAAGAAACTGCTGTTCTGCTGCCCCCTGCTGACAAGACAGACTCACCGTGGTATATTTGCCCAGTTGGCAGAGCGAGGGAAACGTTTCCTGATGGGCTTTTCTCACGCGTTCAATCATCTGCTCCGTGTCAGGACTCAGAACGTAGCTCTCAGAACACTCCaccttcttctcctctttcttctttttgttcCGGTCATTCCGAACAGCtgaaggaagaaaaagaaaaatgttcaaCACCATTtagatcaaattaaatcaaatccaaTCAACCCTGTGTgtgaaatgaatggagaatcaaaaagaaaaacagtaacaAGTACTTGTTAGCATTTTACACCAATAAAAGGGAAAGCTAGAATACATGAATGGGTGCATTTCTGCCTCAGTAGGAGCATTTTTTAAGTTTCTGTTGTACAATAAGTTTTAATTGTACAACTTTCTACAACTcatttcacaaagcagcttcacaaaAATCCACAAATAAAACTAAAGACTCCTTCTCCTCTGCTCAAAACCAACTGCCAACTATTGATAATTCACCAAACCAAGTCCATGTAAAAGTCTGTGGACTCAGTAATGGAGGATGGGCAACCAAAACTAATGAATCAAAACCCAGTGGCTTAATACTGAGCCTTCActttttttacttattgttttttattttaaattctaaactaAAGAAATCATAAAAGATATATTCTTGTGATTAAACTCTAAAATGATCAAAAACCTACTGGTAAACCTTGCTTACACTGCACTATGTAAGCACAGGCAATAATCATCAAtgtggctttaaaaaaataaataaatatatactcaGGTCAAGAATAAGATATATTTCCTCCACTTCACATTTACATGCTTGCTGCTTtttatcaccccccccccccaaaaaaaaagcaaagcgctttattgcaacatttaatccaagattaatatattttattgatcaCTGACCTGATTACAAGCAGAGGTTGTGATGCAAAGCCGTTTACACCTAAACACTAGATTAACAAatgcagttaatctggaaaccttaacagtattattattattattattattttttagtgtaGATTAACTTTTATTCATACTGAAGTTTCTCttactctttgtctctctgtttctttctctccggactgatggcaagctgtatgacccggattcgaaccagcgatcgcctgatcatagtggcagcgccttagtccactggagcACTGGTTatgcacacacagtcacacacagctgatggcaatgtgtcctcttttcgagctgctgagtgtggaatatggagctacactatagtttattttctccattaaacctctcagttaaactcagctCACTACAATACACTAGTTTAAATAGAAGCATCAAAACCACCCtgggatattataatacagtaaaataaaacaggATCTAGTCTACCAAAAGTAAACCAGCCTACACCAATATTAAACtgtataaaaacacagttttaaaacGTAAGcatgattttatccatgatttagtcacagaatatacattatcaaaagcttagtctAAAGAAGAAAAAGTGAGATTAATTGTGATTATTCTCATTGTGAGAATTATactgtgattatttatttttttagaaaactaATAAACTAGTCACAATTTCAGCCAGCAGTTCTTTACAAAGcctataaaaacatataaacggCAACACAACATATCCAACAGCTCTTGTTATTTACAGTGATTAATCTGTACCAGCAAAATCCACCACTAGATGGAGCTGCTATCCCACTCTGTTGCTCAGTAAGCTGGAAGTGAGCCTAGGCTTTGATTTGTCCCAAATTATTCCCATAACAGAAGTAATAagaacatttaaaacatgttGTTGCCCTGCAGCACTTCCAAACATTCACTCGGCTCTGAACTTCAGAGGAATATTCTAATGATGAAAGAACCGCAACATAATGAATATTAATGCATACAAAAGGGGAAAAggccaaaactgaaaaaaaagctATGTTCTGAGAAAGCTAAGAACgggtgaagaagaagaaaagaaagaagaagtttGAGATTGTGGTTAAATGCGCTGCAGGGGTCAGAATCTGTGTGCTGCTGAATAAGCAGGAAAAAAGCAGTTCTCTTCCGAGTGTTTATCTCTCTTAGTTACAGTGTTAGATACAGAAATACATACAGAATATGAACAAATCATTATAAACTCTCCATAAAAGCACAATATCTAGAGCtaaagccaaaagtttggacacaattcttctcatttaatgcgtttTGTTCCTTTTTGTGATTTGTACATTTAATTCTGAAGCCATTAGAGCTATacttgttccacccattcagctgctactctcaGCTGCTGTATataaggtaaatgtttgagtaaaatgaacatttatctgcagaaaacagaaaatggctgaaataacaaaaaagatgcagagcttttagacctcaaataatgcaaagaaaacaagtttcctaaagttttaggagttcagaaaatcaataattggtggaataaccctgtttttttatcacactgtttatgcatcttggcatgttctcctacaccagtcttacacactgcttttggataactttaactttatgccactcctggtgcaaaaagtcaagtagttcagcttgttttgttatttttatttggtaaaatcaaagaaacttatgatttttaagtggtatcttatatATTTCCAGCGATGTATATATTCAAACAACCTTCCCCAATGCCCAAGAGTTAAGACCACACCCCCACAGAGTTCACCTCAGTTGGTTTCACATACACATTTACAGCCAGCAATAAAATAGAACATGCTGAAGCTTCATACATCAT
The sequence above is drawn from the Astyanax mexicanus isolate ESR-SI-001 chromosome 19, AstMex3_surface, whole genome shotgun sequence genome and encodes:
- the rarab gene encoding retinoic acid receptor alpha-B isoform X2 gives rise to the protein MSGNGKPLPGSGGVGTPLGVFPMPPYPYFFPHMLGSLSPSALPGLPVSGYSTPSPATVDTQSTSSEEIVPSPPSPPPPPRVYKPCFVCQDKSSGYHYGVSACEGCKGFFRRSIQKNMIYTCHREKSCIINKVTRNRCQYCRLQKCLEVGMSKESVRNDRNKKKKEEKKVECSESYVLSPDTEQMIERVRKAHQETFPSLCQLGKYTTNNSSDQRVSLDVDLWDKFSELSTKCIIKTVEFAKQLPGFTTLTIADQITLLKAACLDILILRICTRYTPDQDTMTFSDGLTLNRTQMHNAGFGPLTDLVFAFANQLIPLEMDDAETGLLSAICLLCGDRQDLEQSDKVDILQEPLLEALKIYVRKRRPHKPHMFPKMLMKITDLRSISAKGAERVITLKMEIPGSMPPLIQEMLENSEGLEGQGSSSARAGGGAPPGSCSPSLSPSSARSSPSAHSP
- the rarab gene encoding retinoic acid receptor alpha-B isoform X1 — encoded protein: MYESVDVVGLTASPNPFLAMDYYQQARGCLIPEKGLVAGGPRGFTSIRSQHWSGSTHSVDTQSTSSEEIVPSPPSPPPPPRVYKPCFVCQDKSSGYHYGVSACEGCKGFFRRSIQKNMIYTCHREKSCIINKVTRNRCQYCRLQKCLEVGMSKESVRNDRNKKKKEEKKVECSESYVLSPDTEQMIERVRKAHQETFPSLCQLGKYTTNNSSDQRVSLDVDLWDKFSELSTKCIIKTVEFAKQLPGFTTLTIADQITLLKAACLDILILRICTRYTPDQDTMTFSDGLTLNRTQMHNAGFGPLTDLVFAFANQLIPLEMDDAETGLLSAICLLCGDRQDLEQSDKVDILQEPLLEALKIYVRKRRPHKPHMFPKMLMKITDLRSISAKGAERVITLKMEIPGSMPPLIQEMLENSEGLEGQGSSSARAGGGAPPGSCSPSLSPSSARSSPSAHSP